DNA from Malus sylvestris chromosome 11, drMalSylv7.2, whole genome shotgun sequence:
CTGTTCAACAATTCACAGAGGAACTAAGCAAACAGAAGCTAAACAATGATGGTAAATATCAGCACAACTAACCCAGATACTTTACTAATCAATATTGTCTCGCATAACAGTGAATCTTGTCCCGACCAATACATACATATACCTTCCATCACTCATGGCAGCAAAGATCAATATTCGAATGAAACAGCAAACTTCATCACAATGAACCAAAATATTTCTGCATTGCAGCCACTACACCGGTAATAGAAGCTAAGTAGATTGCCGACTTTTAAACAAAGGGGAGTCAGGTCATTGCATAGAGAGAGTACAGATAACATATAATTTCACCCCTTATAAAACAACGACACCTGCATCTCAGACTACTCATCAAAACTCCGAACTTTAAGCATCTTCAAAGCAGAGCAGCAGCAGAAACAGAAGAAACCAAATCTCCAAAccttccaaaaaacaaaacccagaaagaaaaaaaggcagacaaaaagaaaatcccagaaaaaaaaaagagagattcCACAATGATGAGGACCAGCAACCACTTGATTGGACTACTAAATTTCGTAACTTTCCTCCTCTCGATCCCCATCCTGGGCGGAGGAATCTGGCTGAGCAGCCGCGCCAATAACACCGACTGCCTCAAGTTCCTCCAATGGCCGCTCATCGTCACAGGGGCCGCAATCATGGTGGTTTCTCTTGCTGGGTTCGCGGGTGCGTGCTACAGGAACACCTTCCTCATGTGGGTGTACCTGTTCGTCATGTTCTTCGTCATCGCCGCCCTCATCGGCTTCATTATCTTCGCCTACGCCGTCACTGACAAGGGCTCCGGGAGGTCGTTGACGAATAAGGGTTACAAGGACTACTACCTGCAGGACTATTCCGGCTGGCTGAAGGACCGCGTGGCGGATAATGGCTACTGGAGGAAGATTGCGTCTTGTGTGAGGGACTCAAAAGCTTGTCAAAAGATTGGGAGGAGTGTGAATGGTGTGCCTGAGACTGCTGACATGTTTTACAGCAGAAGGCTCAACTCTATCCAGGTATgtgaataattaaatttttattcatgTTTTTGCAtctgaatttatttatttattttttaaattgtatgGGATTTAGAAACtttattttttggtcaaatattaaattatttgttgtaaacattcctagtttaagtatgattgtgtaaatcctagataagatttgattctagttatcctttcctattacaacttgtattacttggaggagaaggaatatcttctctccctttactactataaataaaggcacaatgtaggagggataacaacacacacattcccctacaattctacaaacacacatctctctcctctctctctctgccgccggccctagtccctctgtcagataaaatagacaacaacacgttatcagcatgctcctaccgctgcgcttaggaatctgacgttggagattttttttttctgcatcaaaccagttcatccatatcatcacgcaatcaggttctttccaaacaacggcttttaactcgatattttgcaagccctgatagcatgaacattcaccatgatgcatgacccaactttacgttttacgtattttagattctacataaattgtgtatgcttcatcatcaaaattgctacaattatgtgaatttgatatttgtcatgaattgaatcctacatatgtacatgcattgaaactattatttgcatatgcatcaacgtaaatatgtgattcgttaacattatacatgcatataatataattgaattgaaaaaaaaacatttttttttgcgattgggACTTGGGTTCTTTCGAACCCGTGACCACCATCCTGCGGATGGGGTCTCCACGCCAAGCAGAAGAGCTTGCAGCCCTCTTCTtccccataaaaaaaaaaaacccacggAGCAGAGGCtccgggaaaaaaaaaacccacat
Protein-coding regions in this window:
- the LOC126591349 gene encoding tetraspanin-3-like, translated to MMRTSNHLIGLLNFVTFLLSIPILGGGIWLSSRANNTDCLKFLQWPLIVTGAAIMVVSLAGFAGACYRNTFLMWVYLFVMFFVIAALIGFIIFAYAVTDKGSGRSLTNKGYKDYYLQDYSGWLKDRVADNGYWRKIASCVRDSKACQKIGRSVNGVPETADMFYSRRLNSIQSGCCKPPTECGYSYVNETVWTTGAGFSGTSTDCTLWSNDQQQLCYSCNSCRAGLLASIRKSWRKVSVVNIVVLIILVIFYVIGCAAFRNNRRIDNDEPYGEARMTKSHPSAFQL